Below is a genomic region from Nitrososphaerota archaeon.
TTTCTTAAATGATAACTTTTTATATAAGAATTTAATTTAATTAGTATTCCTAACTTGGATATCGAAAAGGAAATAAAGATTCATAAATGCAGTTTTAAAGATTTGAGAAAAGTCTATGAAGTAGAGTTGGAGAGTTTTGATAATCCTTATCCATTTCCAATATTTGTAGGTTATTTAATAAAATATTCGGATGGATTTTTAATAGCTAAAATAAATGATCATATAGTTGGATATATTATAGGTATTATTGAGAAGAATATAGGAACTATAGTTTCCATAGCTGTAAAAAAAGATTATAGGAAAAAAGGTATTGGAAAAAAACTTCTTGATTCAATAATAGAATATTTTAAATCTAGAAATGTTTCTTTAGTTAATTTACAAGTTCGTATCGATAATTATGAAGCAATATCATTTTATGAGAAAAATGGATTTAAGAAAGTTAAAGTTTTAAAAAATTATTATAGTGATGGATGCGATGCATTTTTAATGGAAAAGAAAGTCTAAATTATTTTTATTCAAATTAAATCAACTTTTTAGTGATTATATTTTTAAATAAAAATATATAAGCATAAGTTTAATTATGAAAATACATGAATAGAAAGTATAAAGTATTCTTAACTCAACCAATACATGAAGCTGGTTTAAATAAACTTTCTGAAGAATGTATTGTTGAAATAAAGAATTTTTCTGAAGATGTTTCTGAAGATGAAATAATAAAATATGTTAAAGATGTAGATGCTATTATTACAAGACTTCCAAGAATAACTAGAAAAATTATAGAAAATGCTCCAGAACTTAAAGTTATAGGCAGGCATGGAGTTGGATATGATAATATAGATATTAAAGCTGCTACTGAAAAAAGCATACCAGTAGTATACACTCCCGAAGCTCCTTGTGAGCCTGTAGCTGAACATGTAATAGGCTTCATTATTGCTTTATCAAAAAATATTGTTATAGCAGATAAAGCTCTACGAAAACATACATGGATTGGGTGGGAAGTAAGGCATAAATACATTGGAAAAAACATTAAAGGAAAAACTTTAGGAATAATTGGTTTAGGAAGAATAGGAGCTTTAGTAGCAAAATATGCAAAATGTCTTGGAATGAAAATTATCTATTACGATATATATAGGAAAACAGATATAGAAAAATTGTTAGATATAAGCTATAGAGAATTAGAAGATTTATTGAAAGAATCTGACTTTGTTTCATTGAATGTTCCTTTAACAAAATCTACTGAAAAATTAATTGGAGAAAAAGAATTAAGATTAATGAAGAAAACAGCATATTTAATAAATACTTCTAGAGGAAAAGTAATCGATGAGGAGGCTCTAATTAAAGCATTAAAAGAAGGGTGGATTGCTGGAGCTGCATTAGATGTTTTTGAAAAAGAGCCTATATCAAAAGATAATCCATTGATTGAATTTGATAATGTTATATTAAGTCCACATATGTCTGCTCATACTGAAGAATTCTTTATAGATGCTGCT
It encodes:
- the rimI gene encoding ribosomal protein S18-alanine N-acetyltransferase, with the protein product MRKVYEVELESFDNPYPFPIFVGYLIKYSDGFLIAKINDHIVGYIIGIIEKNIGTIVSIAVKKDYRKKGIGKKLLDSIIEYFKSRNVSLVNLQVRIDNYEAISFYEKNGFKKVKVLKNYYSDGCDAFLMEKKV
- a CDS encoding hydroxyacid dehydrogenase is translated as MNRKYKVFLTQPIHEAGLNKLSEECIVEIKNFSEDVSEDEIIKYVKDVDAIITRLPRITRKIIENAPELKVIGRHGVGYDNIDIKAATEKSIPVVYTPEAPCEPVAEHVIGFIIALSKNIVIADKALRKHTWIGWEVRHKYIGKNIKGKTLGIIGLGRIGALVAKYAKCLGMKIIYYDIYRKTDIEKLLDISYRELEDLLKESDFVSLNVPLTKSTEKLIGEKELRLMKKTAYLINTSRGKVIDEEALIKALKEGWIAGAALDVFEKEPISKDNPLIEFDNVILSPHMSAHTEEFFIDAAVTIAEDVLRVLKGKKPLYIVNPEVYSIKNFKE